gtaacctctcggtgctaaacataaatgcaaaCACCGAGTCAAACTTCCATTTGTGTATAGGGTTACAGTCcaaatgtatatttcgtttattcgtgaacatactagtttgttcatacacgaatcaatctggccagttatagtctacatgaaaaaacaaattgacaaacaaactagtctgttcatgcacaaactataaGCCATAAGTTTGAATATTATAACGTGGAAACATTATGAGGATTATCCGCCGTCTAAAGTGAATTCGGGGGCTAGCAATGGAGACCTCCGAATAGACCTAGCGAGACTCTAAGTGGTTGGGAGAATTCCTAGAGACTCACTTAAAACAATGGAGAAACAAAcagatcggggaagctgtaatGAGCGACTTGCCCttcataaggaggtacttaggccatatcagatCATTATAGAACGTGTGCTAGCTGCGCGTGGATCTCCTGAATcactcaataaatgctgtgaagcgactttggccttttatttggatcctcaacccacacttacgcaacaatattttcaatcgtttgtcctatcctttatacatacatatgtatataatacggtaattggactattcgtcacattggggtggtcacaaagataatttttgtcatgaaaatcgcgaatacacaatatttggcactcaagttctcgtaactatgatagttatcgttagtatgatggacttttcggctgccagatgttccgttatagagattttagtgactttgtgacgagtaatttgtgaccagtaatcaccgaaccatataatacataagtatGCTTTCTCTGGGtcgcaattttttaaatatgtattaattaaaacgGGAGTTATAGCaatgttgtaatgtggtttccatagaaATTCCCTTTTAAATGTGTACATGGCGTTTTACATATCAAAGgatttgacagctaaaagtttcattcgACACCtgacgagtctatttgaagcttttgactgttagccaatagttcgtgtatgagcaaactagtatgttcatgaacgaaccggagtcaACACTTGGACCGTAACATATACAACTTAGTTGTGAAAAACtgctgaaaaaaataataaatagtaaatttcatttgaagaccatgaaaatatatacattgaaaACTCACTCCTTCAGACTATGTATAAATTGCGAAACGCGTGTGAGCCTCAATTTCCAAATTGACTTATTATGAATTACGTCGACAAATGCAAAACTAACAATTTGTCGAAatacaaattgacaaaaaaaaaaagcatagtCGTAAATTATAccaagatgtaaaaaaaattacagacgGCGGTATTCCAAATTCTCACGTTTGGTCTGAAAGTGCTGTAATTTATACGAGTTGATCAAAATCGCATTACCCCACACCGAACGCCGAGTAAAAAACGTAAAAACCAGTTGCCGTCATAATTTATTACCTTTTTTTCTGGTAAGTAcgggttattttttttttaaaccttaCTGCTGTTAATTTATGGtataatatttttgtgttttattttttttaactaggaaaatatttaattttatattagatatttgCAGGATTGTATTGCTGTTTGTTCGGCGCTTGTCTCCATTTTCCCAgcatcgatttttaaaatgaaacaagAAAAATAAGCGCAAGAGAAAGTATGCCGAGGTGACTTTCTGACATGAATAAATTACACTGTGAAAATTAAAGTGTCAAACTTGAGAATAAAAGCGTAAACAAATCTCCTTACGGTGTAATGAAtcctgaagtttttttttttgttatgaataaatttatacCGTTGCTTGTTAAGTTGAACATATTGTTTCATGTTGGTTCGCAATCGATAAATAACACAAActgaataagaataaaaaaagcaCATAATTATGATGACTGCAAGTTTTAATAGTGTGATAGTAATCTAcattataacaaatatatttataatttgtagTCTTGCTTAGTATAATGTTATGCCTcatatatcataatatattCTTCACTTCAACAACCAAGTACTAATTAACTTCCTCAAGATATCTATAAGTGTATCATAAACAACCGTTTTTAAAATGTCATGGTAACACTTGAATTACATAcaactacatataattataaatacctACACTATTGTCATCTCGCAAAGATCAGGcttactttaaaaataatatcggaTAGGTTTTaagtgtatattaaataaacacgTGCACATTGAAactaataatttattgtaaatatgtatattgaatatatttatttatgaagacTTTTTTCGAAGGACGAAAATACACTCATTTGTATACTTGTGAAAAGACATTATATATTTCGAATTCGTAATTAAAACCAGTCAATCTGAATCTGaatcacatatttatttaatagattaaacttaatatataatttatttacattctcCTTTTCATGAAATATCAGTGTCCTCTACTGATccaaaataaaagcttttgaaatTTTCTTATTACCCTGAAGACAGTTTTTTTAACTTCAAATCCAAATTCATCAGCAAGTAAATTTTCCCGAGTGACACCTGGTGAAGGCGGGAAATACTTGGCTGAGCCGGGCAACgccatttaataaatacattcatatgaaAAGATATGAAAGTTTTTATCTAAAAGGCTCAAATCAAAATGGAATGCCCTCACAAGACTTGCAAAAGAGAATAATTAAAAACGGCAATCAAGAGGTCAGTAAATTTTGGGACAATagtgtagtatatatgtagataattagCAAAGTAAACCTAATATATACCTTATTAAAATGAACGGTCAGTAAACCACCTATTGTTTTAAGCAGGGACCCGAACCGGAACTGAACCGAAAACCGAGAATCCGTTTTTTTTGCCGGAACGGAAACCGAAccgaatttttttcgattcggtaaaattaatatatatttattttattttattttatttatttggaaaatttacagtttacagtttattagattgatagtaaaaaaaatataattatgttaagtaaaccattaataattttcacatataggtaaaaaaagaaaagctcaaacatttaaaataagaaacaaaaatgataatagagtaagatagttaaagaaaacaaaaaaagaaaaaaaatagaaataacagtataataaaaatatcagaataataagaataataatatgataaaaattatgaaataatataaaaaatataatatataacaaaaaacaaaaagacaaaataaatacatcaaaataaaaattcataatcataatcataaactttcattaaaattaatcatcgaaaaacaaatttgcaataattactctagcttgtatagcattaatattaaataagtcaaacatagaaattgttaagattagtgtgttgacggtggagcttgcacgccagatgaatgagcttcttccataattagaaaaagtattaggtatgtaaaggagctcattacattacatatatatatatatatatatatatatatatatatatatatatatatatatatatatatatatatatatatatatatatatatatatatatatatatatatatatatatatatatatatatataattatacttgaatgaGAATTGAGAATGAGAATTAGTAGACAAACATACaggaatgtatattaaaaatatgtttttgaaacttttaaatgaatataatatcgatatcaaataaatatactctGTTACAACAGATAATGGAGctaatatgatcaaatttgtcaCCTTACTAGAAACCGAAATAGACAAAGAAAACcagaatattaattatgaaagaTATTATGAAGCAAATATGCTACCATTCATTGAGAACTGTTCTTTCCGTCATCTTATCGGAATAAAATGTCTGGCACATACTTTATAATTAGCAATCAAAGATTCTATTATCGATTctgatttaaatacaattatatatgtaaactcgcaatttttcaatgaacttattataaataaacttctagaataaaataaactacTAGATTATTTCTAAGCTGTTGTCGCACTTTTGTTCCTAAAAGCAGGTCCCTGTGTAAAGTTGGTAAGCCTAGAGAAAATCAATTTAGTATgactaaaataaatgtattttgtctgcattttaGTTACATCAGAATTTCTATTCCGCAGTGCACCAGCAGCAAGCTGCACACGAAATATTCTCCtttgatattataattatgtatatgatcaCAATAAGTTATAGCGGATAGCCATATAAAGACAGGTATAGACGGTGTGAgtgtatttacattaacttgctaatatttaaatacaagagaaccgatatattttttttaccgaaCCGGAACGAAAACAATAACAGTTCGGGTCCCTGGTTTTAAGTATTCTTTGACAAGTACATAGATAATAATCAAGCAGTCAGTTACCGATAATGTAacttactgatcatttattatatttattgacgtGATCAAAcaaagttactgaccaaataCATACAGAACATAATAAAACACTTTTCTTTTAATCTGTGTGATagaatgaaatatatgtatatatgtatttttataacttgcacccagagaaatgttaatttatatatgtaacatttcTCTGCTTGCACTCATCTATTTGGTCATAACGATGAATAAGGATacctataattttaaataaaataaaatacattacatgtacgtgttatattttaatattttatttcaaattacatattttgaaatcaaatttatgaatattttcgatttCTTTCTTCTTCAGTCCACTTCAATTCAACTGTCATTCCAGTACGTGCACTCTTCTCAGCCGCAGTAGCAATCTTAGAAACCGCAATAGTCTGGAAACCTTGTACCATCGGTTTGGCATATCCTACAACATGACCAATCACAATAAGCAAAAaggtaattaatttaatttaatacattacatacatatatccaaacacACCTCTAACTACGTCTAAGAAATGTTCCATCTCCAAATAATAAGCCATCCTGTAGCGGGAAGGGAAAGAGAACCATATCGGAGCAAAGCTACTGCCCGAATATCCCAACTGAACTTCATTACAGTGTACAGGTCTCTCATTATCAGCCCGTATCATGCCCTTAGATCCGAACACCTCGAGACGTTGGTCGTATCCATAATTGCTGTGTCGGCTGTTGTCAAGCATGGCGATGGTTCCGCTCGGAAATGTGAGAAGAATTGCCACGGTGTCAAAATCGTTTATTGCCTTTATTTCCGGTATGTGGCTAAAAGCAGTAGTTTGAACTTTCGTCGGCAGTTCACCAATCACCCATGTGGCCATATCTATGTCGTGGACAATGCAGTCGTGGAAAATTCCacctataattaaatataaccaTCAAAATCTCACTTTCATCTCTGTAAATTTTGGCCATTGATCTATCTGGTATGAAAGATTTCCAACGAAAAAACAATACTTCAGGGTTTTTGTTGCTTTTGTTTGACAAATTGTTTATTCTTCGTAGCTTAGTAACAAGTTCAACTTTTgcaaattgaaaatacacttgaAAATCAACATATTATTAAGACCTTCCTATTTATATGTGTACCGAGACTTACCAGACATTTTTAAATAGTCGATCGAGGGTAGTGGAGAATCTCTACTGCAAACTTTAATCATTTGAACATGTCCAACTTCCCCAGCTCTCACTCGGTCTCGCAGAGCACTGTATGAAGGATCAAAACGACGATTGAACGCTGAGAAGAGTGGTTTGTTAACCATTTCGGCTTGCTTATAACATCTAGTCGACGACTCAATGTCTTCGGCAATCGGTTTCTCACAAAACACCGACTTTTTAGCCGCCAAAGACTTGGTCACGATATCTTCGTGCGTGAACGTCGGTGATGCAACTACTACAGCGTCCACTCTACGGTtacaaaacataataaataaaacttaaatcgataatacatacataaatcgatAGCATTACTGGCAAAAAACGTACTTCACATCGCTGTAAACCTTCGCCGCATCTTTCGATGTTAAAAACATCGTACTTTTCAAACCCCAATACGCTTTCATTTTATGCCATTTGGATGGAATATCATCGACTACATACAACAATTGAACTCTGGGATTTTTAACAAGATTAGACAAGTGAATTGACCCAGCTCTGCCCAAGCCGAATATAGCCACGCCGATTGGCTTTTCGCAATCCTTTTTTGATAAATCCAAGCTCACGTCGGTTTCATAtctaaaaatcgattaattgtGTAGCAAAAATAAAAGAGTAAAATTAATAAGTGTATTAAAAGTACGTACTGCTTATAAAGATAGTCTTGGTAAGGTGGAATTTGCTTCGGCTGGTTGTAAGGAGACAGCGTATCTTTAAAGCCTGAAGTAGCCATGTTGAACGTTTGAACGAATAAAGACTAATGTACAAACAAGTAAAATACGCACTTTATATAAGTAATCATGATGACGACTAAAGTATTTATataagttttataaaaaatacagttcACACTCTAATCATCATTTTATGCATggaaaatttgtatgaaataataatttgtttatattttaacaataataaattgttttcatatttccaATTGACTAGGTCAATCGCtattataagcgtttaaacaaaaagtacagataaataaattcaatgccATTTTATACAggttttattatgtaatatgttttcaaaaagggtgtaaaataaaaatgttaagtTACAGCAAAACAGATAATTGATTTGtaaaagatttatttacaatataaaataaaatattgcttaaaactaaattagaatatttaattttgtataaagaAATGATAGTAACCGTATAACATACAAATTACGTACATATCCgagaaaaaagtaaattattgttcattttaattgtttttttttttttttggttgaatTATGTGTATGATTAAGTCCATTGTCAGCTGTCACAGACATGTTCTAAAATGACGAAAAGTAACAGTGATAATTGTGAATATGAACATTCAACAGATTCCACAATCAAGATGCTCAGCAAGCATATCACTATAGTACACCAGGTGGGTGAGCGATGCAGTGTTGATAACCTCACTCTAATAGTGGTCTAATGAATGTAACTGaatttacaataaaacaaaatattctaTGTTTACAAATTAAGCAATGATGAAATATGGGGTTGAAATTTTTAGTCAAATAATCAAAACAATTTCTGATGTTTCAAATATTGACCGAACATGATAACTGATTACAACTAAAGCATGTTCGTTTACTTCGAATTGTTAAAACCTAAAACGATATATATGCAATACTTGTAATATACATGATTACAATTTTTGATcggaaaaattgtattaattcaaattaaatttcgatCGGTATCAAACGAAAAAAGATAATCCAGGAAGAAATAATACCAAtggaatgtttaaaaaaatttaataactattgttttatttacttCGGTAattaaattggattttttttttaaatgaaaaaaataagaaggTATTACAACTTATATGTATTGCATATATTTAactaattataaatatgaatttaattatcacaggatataataaaaaatatatataagataaaaaaatgtaaaaaaattaaatagtgcGCTGACAATCGATcttaatttacaatttattctTTTGTCTTGTCAAAAACACACAATGCTCAAGTCAATTAGAGTATCAAAAACACTTCACTATAAATTgttaaatacacataatattttGCAAATAATTGATGGTGAATTTCACCCATAACTCTTaacttgaattattaaaatcaaaatgatCTATGAATGCAATTGACAAGtatcattttaaatgtaaataaaaacaatcacaTTTAAATTCTATTCGATTCAAGGAAAAAATTACAGACATCTGaacatgtaatatatattgtgtaaatataaatttaaactcaaatatataatatatataaacaaaattgcttatttaacaatttatcttacattatttttaatttacaataagACAAAAATCTACAGCTAGGaattttataacaaataaatactGACAGCATACAAAACATTTCTTTCGAAAAGAAAAGCGAAATCTTTGTATAATGAAATGGAAAGTCAAAAAGAAAAGtggaaaattaaatgaaaattatacagatatatatatttggtttggattaaaatttacaaaaaaaaaagtcaatgaaCTTAAATATGAATGTTTTCATTTATAACATGTGGACACTGCAGAGGCACAAAATAATATGTTCGGACATCGAAATTGAACGAAATAAAATGTCAGAAACGTAAAGAAAACAATATTAACTCCACGCACGACATAACTAAAAAAGAACCGTCAATTATAAACGTATTCACAACTTGACTTAATCACGACGAACTACTGTTGTCTCCGTTATCGTGGAAGTTGTTACCGTTGACGGCAAACGGAGCACCCAAGCCATACAAATGACCACTGGAGCTTTCTATGTTGTCATCAAAGAAAATCTAAAACACATTTTCACAAATTagaactaaattttaaatcaatgcaGACAAATTAATTAAGTCAAATGCAATTacttcttttattttaaaaaatgccaTTCCTGTGAGATGAGAATCTGAACCAGCTTGATGTTGCGGACCGACACGTCTCAATTCAAGTTGATCGGCTACTTCTTGTAATCCGCCTTTCAAATTTTTACAAAGCTTCATtaggtactaaaaaaaaaatgatttcatttattataaaatctacAAAAAGATAAACATAACAATATTCGGAAGTGTATCGTAAAATTAGCTGTATTACCTTTACATCATAAACGGTGGGAAAATACAGTCTTAAGCTTTCGAAAAATTCGATTTCTTCTAATGGTAATTTATGATCCGTGAGAAGTTTTAACAGGTATCCAAAATCATAACCAGAATGAAAACTGAGCCATTTTATATTATCCATAAGAACTATACCTAAAAgcaaaattgaatttgatacATTTTCTAGCAACctaattaatcaataaaaaaaaaatttacaaacatacCCGATGTCATCAACAATTCTGCAAATTCTTGTGGTTCAATTCCGTCTTCTTCGTGCTTCCTAAATTGGAGTCCTGAGTTTTGTAATAAATCGATCGAGTCTTGTGCATACATGTCCTCCCTAAAAgtatgcatttttattatacaattgaaAACGAACCattcatacaaaattgaatacattgAAATAATCAATCTTACTGaagattaaatttgaaattgaattgcCAAGTGGTGTAGCCATGAGGTGTTTTGCCATTTTCATCCATAAAGGTCAGTCCGAGTTGAATAATCTTCAGTAAATCTACATTGCATCTGAAAACATCCAATTTAATCTGGTCAgcatttaaattattgttatatttaaatcccttagaataataataaaaaaaaccagtaCCGTAATAATTGATACTGGTAATCTGCAGTTGACCGAAATTCGCCGAGAGGTCTCGCTACAACACCTGGAAACTCCGTATCCATAGCTACCCaatgatatttttgcaccaccTACATCATCAATAATAACATGTTAAATCACACTCAAAATTACATAAGAGTTCCTGCAAGCCAGCAACTGCACGAAAACagcagaaaaatattatttagaacATTCTATTCATATATTCCATAATGTGTATCCGAAACAGCAGCAACCCAaacaatctattcatactatacagcagtagaTGTCACCAAatcgtatcaagcagaactgaTTTTCTTtggtaaatattcatatatgacGTGCGGTCATAGTGGCgaatgcacccgtactaacaaaagtgcatatgaatattttcggaaacgtcattttgtgacaatattgatacTATTGCGCCATATCCTCATGCtctataatgtatatgtaagccgatttggCCTGGCACTCGTCCAAAATAAGTATGAACAGGTCGAAAAcaggcggtgctgtatagtatgaatggaAGTCCGTGAAGTGTTGTGCCAAGCTGTTGatgtgcagtgctggataatataagcGGACGTTGATTCGTCAATTCAAAACAAATAACCTGTCTAATAGTGCGGAACTCCTCTTCCAAATTGTGTTTCCAAACATCTTTGATACCACACTCCTCATTGGAAGGGATACTACTGACACCACTCACGGAAGGCATACTCtgcaaaacaatacataatcaTGTGATTAATCCCGATGGAAACTTCATGGTTACGGATTGAACAGGTTAATATTTGATTCGTACCTGTCTGACCGATTCGAAGGGTACAGGATCTTGGCCTTCCACAAGTCCTGCAGTCCACTTCGCACTGGGCGAACCGGCTAATGAGCCCCTGAGTCCCCCTAGCTCCGACACTTTGTCAATGTTTGATTGCCGTATTGCACGATCGGCACTATCGAAATCCGATTTAATCTTCATTTGTCTCGTtgcacaactgaaaatataacagaataaTACTATGcatgaatattttttacacaaTCACTGTTTGAAACATTCATCAGACAACACATGTACAATACTCTGTGCAAAAACTCTCGACTTATTACACGGCCGAACCAATTTGTGCAATTACATTCGATAACAACGAGTTTAAGTTGATTAAAGTTGAGAAATTAAGttgattttaacaattttaaatacacGTCGATTGAGATTCATTTCtggattttatatttaaacggCGATTCAACTATAATGACTATTTCAAGTGACAAATAGAATGACAACACAAACgagtataaaaataaagctattttttttttaacattatatgtagtataaaaaaatcagttgtttgtttgtttgttgatTCAAAGAAACTGTTATCGgccaaacatgtatgtatgtatgtatgtatgtatgtatgtatatgcttaggTTTAAATATGAGTCTAATTGGATTTTAGTTCATATCTGTTGGGAGattatacattttcaattttcgtAGTAAAACGACCATACTTGATAAGCGAATATTTGCAATAGAAACCTGActtaaaaatttttcaacaattccAATTGAATACACATAGGTATATTATTGTAGTATATCAAGATTATAAACAATCTTTTGGAAGACCATTTatgaaagacaaaaaaaaaacaaatgtagaTGTATTTTACCAAAGGACGAAATTATCATTCATTATTACGAGAAATCGACGAgctggtcgccaacgtccggatgcggacaggaCATTGAGAAGAAGAAGATTACAAGAAAAAGTAAagcatttacagccattcgccatccactgcagGATGAAATTCTCTCAAACACGATTCCATTCacctgttttgggcaactctcatacaTATAATCCCACATATCTTTcggatttcatccacccatctctgtGGCCTTCCTTGTGCCTTTTTACATCCTTTCAGGTATCATTCGAatacttctttcgtccatccatCATCAATTCTTCTAATTATGTGGCATTTGGCCTTCCAATATCTTTACTCTCATCATTATATCAACCACCGTTGTCATACTTCTGACCAGGGTCCCCGAGAGGGTGACTACTCTAGGAGCCCCGTGTTGGAAATCATACCTGTTAATCGTCACCCtccttattcaattattttaaaaaataacaaccaacatatggGTATTTCCCTGAttgttctgatagatttttcgcatattggaaatatatctataagatattttttgaaatttgttatAGGGCTCGGGATTCCTCTCGACGGTCCTGCTTCTgacccacatattccgttttctatctcccTACATAATGTCAAGCATACAGAGATCCATATCTCTTTGAATGCACTGGACTTAAAGCAGTATTCAACGTCATACATCATCATCGCTGGCAAGACAAATCGATCGtagaaagaaaatttaaaaaatggtcTCATAatagatacgtacatacgtgTAATACAGTaagaatacacatatatattttacttcctAAACAACAGTGTGTTTTTATTGTCAAAATCTTGGTTTTGACTCGAAACAAAggtttgtgcaatttttaatatcCAGATATGAAAAAGCTAGACGGTGAAATAATAACACACGGGCATAATGGAGAAGCACGTTACGAGTATCAACCAGTCATCGGAACACAAAGACCTCTCTtagctgaaaaaaaaaaaaaagcatacaaGTAGTGGAGAGATCAAAGCCGacgcaaaatagcaaagttgcGACATTGTGATGCAAATGCACACTATTGCACAATATCGCTTTGTTTAGAGTGCACGTATATAGAATTGCATCGTAGAGTGCAATTGCGATTCGATTCCAGAAATCGACAATTCGGAACAAGGTCGTATCGCGCGGTGTTTGGATACGAACGAGAATGCGAACGAATCGCGGGCTACCGATCGAATGGTCGAGGTTGAGGTGGGGCGAGGGGTGCGGGCGAGGGGCcaatgggggggggggcgcaGGCCGATCGGCGACGAGACGCACGCGTTGAGGTTATGTTCGCCGGGGGTAGACAGCGGGGGGTAGTGGAGGAGAGTCGAGAGTCGAGAGTCGAGTGTCGAGAGTCGAGTGTCGAGTGTCGAGTGTCGAGTGTCGAGTGTGGAGTGAGGGGCGAGAAGTGGCGGGCCTGACCTGTGGTGAGAgcgggtgcgggtgcgggtgcgggtgcgggtgcgAGGAGCGCGGGCGGTTGGATTGCGATGCGAAGGTCGAATGCGAAGGGTCGCCGAGGGCGCGGCCTCACCGCCGCGGGGGCGCGCCAAATCGCCCGATTGACAAACTCACTCAACCCGCTGAGAGACGGTGGCTGACACGCCGCCACTGCCGGCACACGCGCGCCAACACGCACTGCTGACAACCTCCACTCGTGCGCAAACACCATTGCAAACAATTCGACCCCGCTTACTCGAAATTTCGAACTGTTTTTAGCTCGTCGTCGGATGACATTTCGGTAAttgtcggaattctcgacagggtggaccctctcggctcggaagcgaggctctgtcgacccgctccttcctgtcattggttgctctttgcgactactctagtaTTACTGTGCCctaaattaactcgacttttacccacAGATGTATAATACCGGTCTCCgcgatttgacagaatgttatattacagaaaacgcaaatatcagaatgcaaagatcgaaaatcgaaagatcttaagtcgaaagatcaaaaaaaaatggtgcatggtaaacggtacatactcacttaatttgcgcgagcaggatacaacaggaacaagaggaacatgcttttcctcccgtgttaatgtgcgcgcgcagaatacgggaggaaaagcatgttcctcttgtaagacagggaaggtatgttgaccgtatcccggtctaacgaaacacgtgttgtgtagtttgaaagaggatcgtttatttgcgttcaa
This genomic interval from Arctopsyche grandis isolate Sample6627 chromosome 8, ASM5162203v2, whole genome shotgun sequence contains the following:
- the LOC143915193 gene encoding inositol 2-dehydrogenase-like, which produces MATSGFKDTLSPYNQPKQIPPYQDYLYKQYETDVSLDLSKKDCEKPIGVAIFGLGRAGSIHLSNLVKNPRVQLLYVVDDIPSKWHKMKAYWGLKSTMFLTSKDAAKVYSDVKVDAVVVASPTFTHEDIVTKSLAAKKSVFCEKPIAEDIESSTRCYKQAEMVNKPLFSAFNRRFDPSYSALRDRVRAGEVGHVQMIKVCSRDSPLPSIDYLKMSGGIFHDCIVHDIDMATWVIGELPTKVQTTAFSHIPEIKAINDFDTVAILLTFPSGTIAMLDNSRHSNYGYDQRLEVFGSKGMIRADNERPVHCNEVQLGYSGSSFAPIWFSFPSRYRMAYYLEMEHFLDVVRGYAKPMVQGFQTIAVSKIATAAEKSARTGMTVELKWTEEERNRKYS
- the Pop2 gene encoding CCR4-NOT transcription complex subunit Pop2, which encodes MKIKSDFDSADRAIRQSNIDKVSELGGLRGSLAGSPSAKWTAGLVEGQDPVPFESVRQSMPSVSGVSSIPSNEECGIKDVWKHNLEEEFRTIRQVVQKYHWVAMDTEFPGVVARPLGEFRSTADYQYQLLRCNVDLLKIIQLGLTFMDENGKTPHGYTTWQFNFKFNLQEDMYAQDSIDLLQNSGLQFRKHEEDGIEPQEFAELLMTSGIVLMDNIKWLSFHSGYDFGYLLKLLTDHKLPLEEIEFFESLRLYFPTVYDVKYLMKLCKNLKGGLQEVADQLELRRVGPQHQAGSDSHLTGMAFFKIKEIFFDDNIESSSGHLYGLGAPFAVNGNNFHDNGDNSSSS